The following coding sequences lie in one Rutidosis leptorrhynchoides isolate AG116_Rl617_1_P2 chromosome 6, CSIRO_AGI_Rlap_v1, whole genome shotgun sequence genomic window:
- the LOC139852800 gene encoding vacuolar protein sorting-associated protein 32 homolog 2-like, whose product MFSRMFGKPKQEANAVTTLDKLNETLEMLEKKEKVLLKKASAEVDKAKEFTKAKNKRAAIQCLKRKRLYEQQVEQLGNFQLRIHDQMIMLEGAKATTETVDALRTGAQAMKAMQKAVNIDDVDKTMEEINEQTENMKLIQEALATPIGSAADFDEDELEAELEELEGGELEDLLLQPATTAPAAPVQMPTGRIPTRPPPRQNTAEDDELAALQAEMAL is encoded by the exons ATGTTTTCTCGAATGTTTGGGAAACCTAAGCAGGAAGCTAACGCTGTAACAACGTTAGATAAATTAAACGAG ACACTTGAAAtgctcgaaaagaaagaaaaagtacTATTGAAGAAAGCTTCTGCAGAAGTTGATAAGGCCAAGGAGTTCACCAAAGCCAAAAATAAAAGGG CGGCGATTCAATGTTTAAAGCGAAAAAGACTTTATGAACAGCAAGTTGAACAGCTTGGCAATTTTCAATTGCGTATTCATGATCAG ATGATAATGCTTGAAGGTGCAAAAGCCACTACAGAGACAGTTGATGCGTTGAGAACTGGAGCTCAAGCAATGAAAGCAATGCAAAAGGCTGT GAATATTGATGATGTGGACAAGACGATGGAGGAGATAAATGAGCAAACGGAGAATATGAAATTAATTCAGGAAGCGTTGGCAACACCTATCGGTTCAGCAGCTGATTTTGACGAG GATGAGTTAGAGGCTGAACTTGAAGAATTAGAAGGAGGTGAGCTGGAGGACCTGCTTCTACAGCCTGCCACAACTGCCCCTGCAGCTCCGGTACAGATGCCGACCGGAAGAATACCGACACGTCCACCGCCCCGCCAGAACACGGCGGAGGACGATGAACTTGCTGCGTTGCAGGCAGAAATGGCACTCTAA